A single region of the Brienomyrus brachyistius isolate T26 chromosome 10, BBRACH_0.4, whole genome shotgun sequence genome encodes:
- the LOC125750555 gene encoding protocadherin alpha-C2-like isoform X28 — protein sequence MPTKVELRERYVRCFFVFCTMWSVAWAVTRYSIPEEMERGSVVANLAADLGLNVAVLAQREVKLDIIHSKKYLEINKETGELYIVERIDRESLCSKTAMTCVLKLDVIIKNPLRIFNIELEITDINDNAPQFRRDSIELDISESASPGERFSLTNAVDPDIGTNSVKTYHISNNENFNLDIQTGSDGSKYANLVLKKALDREEKNVHNLILTAVDGGVPPRSGTASITVRVLDVNDNAPEFDRKIYTINVTENTPIGSLVMRLNATDLDEGSNAELSYSFMLYTSEKVQDMFELNSNTGELKVKGVVDFEEIKKLEMHIQAHDKGQNQLSGQCTVIVVVTDVNDNHPAISITSLKRAVKENVPVGTLIALISISDRDSGENGIIDIKINEDLPFVLNESSKNDFALVVSESLDREKIPEYEIAIIVTDRGTPPLSDNDTISLEILDINDNAPRFPKSFYTIPVMENNAPGSLLSSVAALDPDLHENQYLVYFIIEKEIANTSMSMLFSINPENGDLYALKTFDYEREKEFLFHIEARDSGVPPLSSNVTVHIIIVDQNDNTPVIVSPWSALGSVVEEVIPRSIDKGHLVSKVIAIDGDSVHNSRITYQFLQLTDATLFSLDQYNGEIRTMRMFSYRDARHQRMVVLAKDNGDPALSATVTIKLSTVEQAVKVYSDTMEVPLEYDIFSDLNLYLVISLGAVSFLLLMTILVTIVLKCQKPKPTKAAPPACRNSIISQRNSTIADSTLISSDAYWYSLFLAETRKGKVVVRQPVPKAGYLISSIPRSTGLTETSESAASTLQYSK from the exons ATGCCAACGAAAGTGGAGCTCCGAGAACGGTACGTgagatgtttctttgttttctgtacGATGTGGAGCGTCGCATGGGCCGTGACTCGCTATTCTATTCCCGAAGAAATGGAAAGAGGATCGGTTGTTGCTAATTTAGCAGCGGATCTGGGACTGAATGTTGCCGTATTGGCTCAGCGTGAAGTTAAACTAGATATTATTCACAGCAAAAAATATTTAGAGATCAATAAAGAGACCGGAGAACTGTATATCGTAGAGAGGATTGACAGGGAATCTCTTTGTTCCAAAACTGCTATGACTTGCGTTCTTAAATTAGATGTCATAATTAAAAACCCACTGCGTATTTTTAATATTGAACTGGAAATAACAgatattaatgacaatgcaccTCAGTTCCGAAGAGACAGCATTGAATTGGATATATCAGAATCCGCATCACCGGGAGAGAGATTTTCCCTCACAAATGCCGTAGATCCCGATATCGGAACGAATTCAGTTAAAACATATCATATCAGTAACAACGAGAACTTTAATCTTGATATTCAGACAGGGAGTGATGGATCAAAATATGCGAATTTGGTTTTGAAAAAAGCTTTAGATCGggaagaaaaaaatgtacataacCTTATACTTACGGCTGTAGATGGAGGCGTACCCCCACGCTCGGGCACCGCCAGCATTACTGTTCGCGTACTGGACGTGAATGACAACGCCCCTGAGTTTGACCGTAAGATTTACACCATTAATGTTACCGAGAACACGCCTATCGGATCTCTTGTAATGAGACTGAACGCTACGGATTTAGATGAAGGTTCAAACGCAGAGCTGAGCTATTCTTTTATGCTTTACACTTCAGAAAAGGTTCAGGATATGTTCGAATTGAACTCGAATACTGGCGAATTAAAAGTGAAAGGTGTGGTTGATTTTGAAGAAATAAAAAAGCTCGAAATGCACATTCAGGCTCATGATAAAGGCCAAAATCAACTATCCGGACAGTGTACAGTAATAGTAGTTGTTACCGATGTTAATGATAATCACCCCGCTATCAGTATAACATCGCTTAAAAGGGCAGTAAAAGAGAATGTTCCAGTTGGTACACTGATAGCCCTCATAAGCATTAGTGACAGAGATTCGGGAGAAAATGGAATTATCGACATTAAAATTAATGAAGATTTACCTTTTGTATTAAATGAATCATCCAAAAATGATTTTGCGTTAGTTGTTTCAGAATCTTTGGACCGTGAGAAAATTCCAGAATATGAAATAGCTATAATTGTGACTGATAGGGGAACGCCACCGTTATCTGATAATGATACAATTTCGTTAGAGATTCTGgatattaatgacaatgcaccGCGATTTCCAAAATCATTCTATACTATTCCTGTGATGGAAAACAATGCACCAGGATCATTGCTGAGTTCTGTTGCTGCACTTGATCCAGATCTACATGAAAACCAGTATTTGGTTTATTTTATCATAGAGAAAGAAATAGCAAACACATCAATGTCTATGTTATTCTCTATTAATCCAGAAAACGGTGACCTTTATGCACTAAAAACATTTGATtatgagagagagaaggaatTTCTCTTTCATATCGAAGCCCGAGATTCTGGAGTTCCTCCACTCAGCAGTAATGTGACTGTCCATATCATTATTGTGGACCAGAATGACAACACACCAGTCATAGTGTCTCCATGGAGCGCACTTGGCTCTGTGGTTGAGGAAGTGATTCCAAGATCCATTGATAAAGGACACCTGGTTTCCAAAGTTATCGCCATTGATGGAGATTCTGTGCACAACTCTCGGATCACATACCAGTTCCTACAACTTACGGATGCTACACTGTTCAGTCTGGACCAATACAACGGGGAGATTCGGACAATGAGAATGTTCAGCTACAGAGATGCTCGTCACCAGCGCATGGTTGTTCTAGCCAAAGACAATGGAGACCCTGCTCTCTCTGCCACCGTCACCATCAAGTTATCgactgtggaacaggctgtcaAAGTCTATTCTGACACCATGGAGGTACCTTTGGAATACGacatcttctcagacctaaacctCTACCTGGTGATCAGTTTGGGTGCAGTTTCATTTCTCTTGTTAATGACAATATTGGTGACCATCGTGCTGAAGTGCCAGAAACCAAAACCCACCAAAGCGGCTCCTCCTGCATGTAGGAACAGCATCATCAGCCAGAGGAACTCTACTATAGCGGATTCCACCCTGATCTCCAGTGATGCCTACTGGTACAGTCTGTTTCTAGCAGAGACCAGGAAGGGGAAG GTGGTGGTTAGGCAGCCGGTACCCAAGGCTGGATACCTCATTTCCAGTATACCCAGGAGCACAGGCCTGACAGAGACCAGTGAATCTGCTGCCTCCACACTGCAG
- the LOC125750555 gene encoding protocadherin alpha-C2-like isoform X29 codes for MPTKVELRERYVRCFFVFCTMWSVAWAVTRYSIPEEMERGSVVANLAADLGLNVAVLAQREVKLDIIHSKKYLEINKETGELYIVERIDRESLCSKTAMTCVLKLDVIIKNPLRIFNIELEITDINDNAPQFRRDSIELDISESASPGERFSLTNAVDPDIGTNSVKTYHISNNENFNLDIQTGSDGSKYANLVLKKALDREEKNVHNLILTAVDGGVPPRSGTASITVRVLDVNDNAPEFDRKIYTINVTENTPIGSLVMRLNATDLDEGSNAELSYSFMLYTSEKVQDMFELNSNTGELKVKGVVDFEEIKKLEMHIQAHDKGQNQLSGQCTVIVVVTDVNDNHPAISITSLKRAVKENVPVGTLIALISISDRDSGENGIIDIKINEDLPFVLNESSKNDFALVVSESLDREKIPEYEIAIIVTDRGTPPLSDNDTISLEILDINDNAPRFPKSFYTIPVMENNAPGSLLSSVAALDPDLHENQYLVYFIIEKEIANTSMSMLFSINPENGDLYALKTFDYEREKEFLFHIEARDSGVPPLSSNVTVHIIIVDQNDNTPVIVSPWSALGSVVEEVIPRSIDKGHLVSKVIAIDGDSVHNSRITYQFLQLTDATLFSLDQYNGEIRTMRMFSYRDARHQRMVVLAKDNGDPALSATVTIKLSTVEQAVKVYSDTMEVPLEYDIFSDLNLYLVISLGAVSFLLLMTILVTIVLKCQKPKPTKAAPPACRNSIISQRNSTIADSTLISSDAYWYSLFLAETRKGKVVVRQPVPKAGYLISSIPRSTGLTETSESAASTLQYSK; via the coding sequence ATGCCAACGAAAGTGGAGCTCCGAGAACGGTACGTgagatgtttctttgttttctgtacGATGTGGAGCGTCGCATGGGCCGTGACTCGCTATTCTATTCCCGAAGAAATGGAAAGAGGATCGGTTGTTGCTAATTTAGCAGCGGATCTGGGACTGAATGTTGCCGTATTGGCTCAGCGTGAAGTTAAACTAGATATTATTCACAGCAAAAAATATTTAGAGATCAATAAAGAGACCGGAGAACTGTATATCGTAGAGAGGATTGACAGGGAATCTCTTTGTTCCAAAACTGCTATGACTTGCGTTCTTAAATTAGATGTCATAATTAAAAACCCACTGCGTATTTTTAATATTGAACTGGAAATAACAgatattaatgacaatgcaccTCAGTTCCGAAGAGACAGCATTGAATTGGATATATCAGAATCCGCATCACCGGGAGAGAGATTTTCCCTCACAAATGCCGTAGATCCCGATATCGGAACGAATTCAGTTAAAACATATCATATCAGTAACAACGAGAACTTTAATCTTGATATTCAGACAGGGAGTGATGGATCAAAATATGCGAATTTGGTTTTGAAAAAAGCTTTAGATCGggaagaaaaaaatgtacataacCTTATACTTACGGCTGTAGATGGAGGCGTACCCCCACGCTCGGGCACCGCCAGCATTACTGTTCGCGTACTGGACGTGAATGACAACGCCCCTGAGTTTGACCGTAAGATTTACACCATTAATGTTACCGAGAACACGCCTATCGGATCTCTTGTAATGAGACTGAACGCTACGGATTTAGATGAAGGTTCAAACGCAGAGCTGAGCTATTCTTTTATGCTTTACACTTCAGAAAAGGTTCAGGATATGTTCGAATTGAACTCGAATACTGGCGAATTAAAAGTGAAAGGTGTGGTTGATTTTGAAGAAATAAAAAAGCTCGAAATGCACATTCAGGCTCATGATAAAGGCCAAAATCAACTATCCGGACAGTGTACAGTAATAGTAGTTGTTACCGATGTTAATGATAATCACCCCGCTATCAGTATAACATCGCTTAAAAGGGCAGTAAAAGAGAATGTTCCAGTTGGTACACTGATAGCCCTCATAAGCATTAGTGACAGAGATTCGGGAGAAAATGGAATTATCGACATTAAAATTAATGAAGATTTACCTTTTGTATTAAATGAATCATCCAAAAATGATTTTGCGTTAGTTGTTTCAGAATCTTTGGACCGTGAGAAAATTCCAGAATATGAAATAGCTATAATTGTGACTGATAGGGGAACGCCACCGTTATCTGATAATGATACAATTTCGTTAGAGATTCTGgatattaatgacaatgcaccGCGATTTCCAAAATCATTCTATACTATTCCTGTGATGGAAAACAATGCACCAGGATCATTGCTGAGTTCTGTTGCTGCACTTGATCCAGATCTACATGAAAACCAGTATTTGGTTTATTTTATCATAGAGAAAGAAATAGCAAACACATCAATGTCTATGTTATTCTCTATTAATCCAGAAAACGGTGACCTTTATGCACTAAAAACATTTGATtatgagagagagaaggaatTTCTCTTTCATATCGAAGCCCGAGATTCTGGAGTTCCTCCACTCAGCAGTAATGTGACTGTCCATATCATTATTGTGGACCAGAATGACAACACACCAGTCATAGTGTCTCCATGGAGCGCACTTGGCTCTGTGGTTGAGGAAGTGATTCCAAGATCCATTGATAAAGGACACCTGGTTTCCAAAGTTATCGCCATTGATGGAGATTCTGTGCACAACTCTCGGATCACATACCAGTTCCTACAACTTACGGATGCTACACTGTTCAGTCTGGACCAATACAACGGGGAGATTCGGACAATGAGAATGTTCAGCTACAGAGATGCTCGTCACCAGCGCATGGTTGTTCTAGCCAAAGACAATGGAGACCCTGCTCTCTCTGCCACCGTCACCATCAAGTTATCgactgtggaacaggctgtcaAAGTCTATTCTGACACCATGGAGGTACCTTTGGAATACGacatcttctcagacctaaacctCTACCTGGTGATCAGTTTGGGTGCAGTTTCATTTCTCTTGTTAATGACAATATTGGTGACCATCGTGCTGAAGTGCCAGAAACCAAAACCCACCAAAGCGGCTCCTCCTGCATGTAGGAACAGCATCATCAGCCAGAGGAACTCTACTATAGCGGATTCCACCCTGATCTCCAGTGATGCCTACTGGTACAGTCTGTTTCTAGCAGAGACCAGGAAGGGGAAG
- the LOC125750555 gene encoding protocadherin alpha-C2-like isoform X17: MPTKVELRERYVRCFFVFCTMWSVAWAVTRYSIPEEMERGSVVANLAADLGLNVAVLAQREVKLDIIHSKKYLEINKETGELYIVERIDRESLCSKTAMTCVLKLDVIIKNPLRIFNIELEITDINDNAPQFRRDSIELDISESASPGERFSLTNAVDPDIGTNSVKTYHISNNENFNLDIQTGSDGSKYANLVLKKALDREEKNVHNLILTAVDGGVPPRSGTASITVRVLDVNDNAPEFDRKIYTINVTENTPIGSLVMRLNATDLDEGSNAELSYSFMLYTSEKVQDMFELNSNTGELKVKGVVDFEEIKKLEMHIQAHDKGQNQLSGQCTVIVVVTDVNDNHPAISITSLKRAVKENVPVGTLIALISISDRDSGENGIIDIKINEDLPFVLNESSKNDFALVVSESLDREKIPEYEIAIIVTDRGTPPLSDNDTISLEILDINDNAPRFPKSFYTIPVMENNAPGSLLSSVAALDPDLHENQYLVYFIIEKEIANTSMSMLFSINPENGDLYALKTFDYEREKEFLFHIEARDSGVPPLSSNVTVHIIIVDQNDNTPVIVSPWSALGSVVEEVIPRSIDKGHLVSKVIAIDGDSVHNSRITYQFLQLTDATLFSLDQYNGEIRTMRMFSYRDARHQRMVVLAKDNGDPALSATVTIKLSTVEQAVKVYSDTMEVPLEYDIFSDLNLYLVISLGAVSFLLLMTILVTIVLKCQKPKPTKAAPPACRNSIISQRNSTIADSTLISSDAYWYSLFLAETRKGKVVVRQPVPKAGYLISSIPRSTGLTETSESAASTLQASTTTSSSSSS, encoded by the exons ATGCCAACGAAAGTGGAGCTCCGAGAACGGTACGTgagatgtttctttgttttctgtacGATGTGGAGCGTCGCATGGGCCGTGACTCGCTATTCTATTCCCGAAGAAATGGAAAGAGGATCGGTTGTTGCTAATTTAGCAGCGGATCTGGGACTGAATGTTGCCGTATTGGCTCAGCGTGAAGTTAAACTAGATATTATTCACAGCAAAAAATATTTAGAGATCAATAAAGAGACCGGAGAACTGTATATCGTAGAGAGGATTGACAGGGAATCTCTTTGTTCCAAAACTGCTATGACTTGCGTTCTTAAATTAGATGTCATAATTAAAAACCCACTGCGTATTTTTAATATTGAACTGGAAATAACAgatattaatgacaatgcaccTCAGTTCCGAAGAGACAGCATTGAATTGGATATATCAGAATCCGCATCACCGGGAGAGAGATTTTCCCTCACAAATGCCGTAGATCCCGATATCGGAACGAATTCAGTTAAAACATATCATATCAGTAACAACGAGAACTTTAATCTTGATATTCAGACAGGGAGTGATGGATCAAAATATGCGAATTTGGTTTTGAAAAAAGCTTTAGATCGggaagaaaaaaatgtacataacCTTATACTTACGGCTGTAGATGGAGGCGTACCCCCACGCTCGGGCACCGCCAGCATTACTGTTCGCGTACTGGACGTGAATGACAACGCCCCTGAGTTTGACCGTAAGATTTACACCATTAATGTTACCGAGAACACGCCTATCGGATCTCTTGTAATGAGACTGAACGCTACGGATTTAGATGAAGGTTCAAACGCAGAGCTGAGCTATTCTTTTATGCTTTACACTTCAGAAAAGGTTCAGGATATGTTCGAATTGAACTCGAATACTGGCGAATTAAAAGTGAAAGGTGTGGTTGATTTTGAAGAAATAAAAAAGCTCGAAATGCACATTCAGGCTCATGATAAAGGCCAAAATCAACTATCCGGACAGTGTACAGTAATAGTAGTTGTTACCGATGTTAATGATAATCACCCCGCTATCAGTATAACATCGCTTAAAAGGGCAGTAAAAGAGAATGTTCCAGTTGGTACACTGATAGCCCTCATAAGCATTAGTGACAGAGATTCGGGAGAAAATGGAATTATCGACATTAAAATTAATGAAGATTTACCTTTTGTATTAAATGAATCATCCAAAAATGATTTTGCGTTAGTTGTTTCAGAATCTTTGGACCGTGAGAAAATTCCAGAATATGAAATAGCTATAATTGTGACTGATAGGGGAACGCCACCGTTATCTGATAATGATACAATTTCGTTAGAGATTCTGgatattaatgacaatgcaccGCGATTTCCAAAATCATTCTATACTATTCCTGTGATGGAAAACAATGCACCAGGATCATTGCTGAGTTCTGTTGCTGCACTTGATCCAGATCTACATGAAAACCAGTATTTGGTTTATTTTATCATAGAGAAAGAAATAGCAAACACATCAATGTCTATGTTATTCTCTATTAATCCAGAAAACGGTGACCTTTATGCACTAAAAACATTTGATtatgagagagagaaggaatTTCTCTTTCATATCGAAGCCCGAGATTCTGGAGTTCCTCCACTCAGCAGTAATGTGACTGTCCATATCATTATTGTGGACCAGAATGACAACACACCAGTCATAGTGTCTCCATGGAGCGCACTTGGCTCTGTGGTTGAGGAAGTGATTCCAAGATCCATTGATAAAGGACACCTGGTTTCCAAAGTTATCGCCATTGATGGAGATTCTGTGCACAACTCTCGGATCACATACCAGTTCCTACAACTTACGGATGCTACACTGTTCAGTCTGGACCAATACAACGGGGAGATTCGGACAATGAGAATGTTCAGCTACAGAGATGCTCGTCACCAGCGCATGGTTGTTCTAGCCAAAGACAATGGAGACCCTGCTCTCTCTGCCACCGTCACCATCAAGTTATCgactgtggaacaggctgtcaAAGTCTATTCTGACACCATGGAGGTACCTTTGGAATACGacatcttctcagacctaaacctCTACCTGGTGATCAGTTTGGGTGCAGTTTCATTTCTCTTGTTAATGACAATATTGGTGACCATCGTGCTGAAGTGCCAGAAACCAAAACCCACCAAAGCGGCTCCTCCTGCATGTAGGAACAGCATCATCAGCCAGAGGAACTCTACTATAGCGGATTCCACCCTGATCTCCAGTGATGCCTACTGGTACAGTCTGTTTCTAGCAGAGACCAGGAAGGGGAAG GTGGTGGTTAGGCAGCCGGTACCCAAGGCTGGATACCTCATTTCCAGTATACCCAGGAGCACAGGCCTGACAGAGACCAGTGAATCTGCTGCCTCCACACTGCAG
- the LOC125750555 gene encoding protocadherin alpha-C2-like isoform X20: MWSVAWAVTRYSIPEEMERGSVVANLAADLGLNVAVLAQREVKLDIIHSKKYLEINKETGELYIVERIDRESLCSKTAMTCVLKLDVIIKNPLRIFNIELEITDINDNAPQFRRDSIELDISESASPGERFSLTNAVDPDIGTNSVKTYHISNNENFNLDIQTGSDGSKYANLVLKKALDREEKNVHNLILTAVDGGVPPRSGTASITVRVLDVNDNAPEFDRKIYTINVTENTPIGSLVMRLNATDLDEGSNAELSYSFMLYTSEKVQDMFELNSNTGELKVKGVVDFEEIKKLEMHIQAHDKGQNQLSGQCTVIVVVTDVNDNHPAISITSLKRAVKENVPVGTLIALISISDRDSGENGIIDIKINEDLPFVLNESSKNDFALVVSESLDREKIPEYEIAIIVTDRGTPPLSDNDTISLEILDINDNAPRFPKSFYTIPVMENNAPGSLLSSVAALDPDLHENQYLVYFIIEKEIANTSMSMLFSINPENGDLYALKTFDYEREKEFLFHIEARDSGVPPLSSNVTVHIIIVDQNDNTPVIVSPWSALGSVVEEVIPRSIDKGHLVSKVIAIDGDSVHNSRITYQFLQLTDATLFSLDQYNGEIRTMRMFSYRDARHQRMVVLAKDNGDPALSATVTIKLSTVEQAVKVYSDTMEVPLEYDIFSDLNLYLVISLGAVSFLLLMTILVTIVLKCQKPKPTKAAPPACRNSIISQRNSTIADSTLISSDAYWYSLFLAETRKGKVVVRQPVPKAGYLISSIPRSTGLTETSESAASTLQVNLYIFSFMGVEKSYCVSFEYLCFC; this comes from the coding sequence ATGTGGAGCGTCGCATGGGCCGTGACTCGCTATTCTATTCCCGAAGAAATGGAAAGAGGATCGGTTGTTGCTAATTTAGCAGCGGATCTGGGACTGAATGTTGCCGTATTGGCTCAGCGTGAAGTTAAACTAGATATTATTCACAGCAAAAAATATTTAGAGATCAATAAAGAGACCGGAGAACTGTATATCGTAGAGAGGATTGACAGGGAATCTCTTTGTTCCAAAACTGCTATGACTTGCGTTCTTAAATTAGATGTCATAATTAAAAACCCACTGCGTATTTTTAATATTGAACTGGAAATAACAgatattaatgacaatgcaccTCAGTTCCGAAGAGACAGCATTGAATTGGATATATCAGAATCCGCATCACCGGGAGAGAGATTTTCCCTCACAAATGCCGTAGATCCCGATATCGGAACGAATTCAGTTAAAACATATCATATCAGTAACAACGAGAACTTTAATCTTGATATTCAGACAGGGAGTGATGGATCAAAATATGCGAATTTGGTTTTGAAAAAAGCTTTAGATCGggaagaaaaaaatgtacataacCTTATACTTACGGCTGTAGATGGAGGCGTACCCCCACGCTCGGGCACCGCCAGCATTACTGTTCGCGTACTGGACGTGAATGACAACGCCCCTGAGTTTGACCGTAAGATTTACACCATTAATGTTACCGAGAACACGCCTATCGGATCTCTTGTAATGAGACTGAACGCTACGGATTTAGATGAAGGTTCAAACGCAGAGCTGAGCTATTCTTTTATGCTTTACACTTCAGAAAAGGTTCAGGATATGTTCGAATTGAACTCGAATACTGGCGAATTAAAAGTGAAAGGTGTGGTTGATTTTGAAGAAATAAAAAAGCTCGAAATGCACATTCAGGCTCATGATAAAGGCCAAAATCAACTATCCGGACAGTGTACAGTAATAGTAGTTGTTACCGATGTTAATGATAATCACCCCGCTATCAGTATAACATCGCTTAAAAGGGCAGTAAAAGAGAATGTTCCAGTTGGTACACTGATAGCCCTCATAAGCATTAGTGACAGAGATTCGGGAGAAAATGGAATTATCGACATTAAAATTAATGAAGATTTACCTTTTGTATTAAATGAATCATCCAAAAATGATTTTGCGTTAGTTGTTTCAGAATCTTTGGACCGTGAGAAAATTCCAGAATATGAAATAGCTATAATTGTGACTGATAGGGGAACGCCACCGTTATCTGATAATGATACAATTTCGTTAGAGATTCTGgatattaatgacaatgcaccGCGATTTCCAAAATCATTCTATACTATTCCTGTGATGGAAAACAATGCACCAGGATCATTGCTGAGTTCTGTTGCTGCACTTGATCCAGATCTACATGAAAACCAGTATTTGGTTTATTTTATCATAGAGAAAGAAATAGCAAACACATCAATGTCTATGTTATTCTCTATTAATCCAGAAAACGGTGACCTTTATGCACTAAAAACATTTGATtatgagagagagaaggaatTTCTCTTTCATATCGAAGCCCGAGATTCTGGAGTTCCTCCACTCAGCAGTAATGTGACTGTCCATATCATTATTGTGGACCAGAATGACAACACACCAGTCATAGTGTCTCCATGGAGCGCACTTGGCTCTGTGGTTGAGGAAGTGATTCCAAGATCCATTGATAAAGGACACCTGGTTTCCAAAGTTATCGCCATTGATGGAGATTCTGTGCACAACTCTCGGATCACATACCAGTTCCTACAACTTACGGATGCTACACTGTTCAGTCTGGACCAATACAACGGGGAGATTCGGACAATGAGAATGTTCAGCTACAGAGATGCTCGTCACCAGCGCATGGTTGTTCTAGCCAAAGACAATGGAGACCCTGCTCTCTCTGCCACCGTCACCATCAAGTTATCgactgtggaacaggctgtcaAAGTCTATTCTGACACCATGGAGGTACCTTTGGAATACGacatcttctcagacctaaacctCTACCTGGTGATCAGTTTGGGTGCAGTTTCATTTCTCTTGTTAATGACAATATTGGTGACCATCGTGCTGAAGTGCCAGAAACCAAAACCCACCAAAGCGGCTCCTCCTGCATGTAGGAACAGCATCATCAGCCAGAGGAACTCTACTATAGCGGATTCCACCCTGATCTCCAGTGATGCCTACTGGTACAGTCTGTTTCTAGCAGAGACCAGGAAGGGGAAG